The proteins below are encoded in one region of bacterium:
- a CDS encoding radical SAM protein, with translation MFVPRGFTLEPSHLANMVKCTASVLVSHLLRAPVVWGRPVSIFIEPISRCNYQCPLCPIGARELKRELGSLSLENFKIILDNVGPQVRTLALWNQGEPTINDALPEMIRYAHDKGIYTMTSTNGSLLLRRNLVNRLIDSGLDELIFSIDGLTQETYQTYRVGGYLERVVDGMKAVHMRRDDLHSLTPRIVMQWLPMKHNEHEIPMLRRKAAEWGADTVEIKTTQVYGEEQADKFLPKMKELTRYERKGKRWETRRRYQSCKRLWFSTMIDWNGTVVPCCFDKDEEFILGNALMEDFGEIWTGAAYNKFRETLVTEGRVLDMCQNCTEGLKSYYVPLKKLEMGNRK, from the coding sequence GGTGTCCCATCTGCTGCGCGCACCTGTGGTGTGGGGCCGTCCAGTGAGCATTTTCATCGAGCCTATCAGCCGTTGCAACTACCAGTGTCCCCTCTGCCCCATCGGAGCGCGGGAACTCAAGCGGGAACTCGGCTCGCTGTCGCTGGAAAATTTCAAGATCATCCTCGACAATGTCGGCCCGCAAGTAAGAACTCTGGCGCTCTGGAACCAGGGAGAGCCCACCATCAATGATGCCCTGCCGGAGATGATCCGCTATGCCCATGACAAGGGCATCTACACCATGACTTCCACCAACGGCAGCCTGCTGCTGCGCCGCAATCTGGTCAACCGTCTCATCGACTCCGGCCTTGATGAACTCATCTTCTCCATCGATGGCTTGACTCAGGAGACCTATCAGACCTACCGCGTCGGCGGCTACCTCGAACGGGTGGTCGACGGCATGAAAGCCGTGCATATGCGGCGCGATGATCTGCACAGCCTTACGCCGCGCATCGTCATGCAGTGGCTTCCCATGAAGCACAATGAGCACGAAATCCCCATGCTGCGCCGCAAGGCCGCCGAATGGGGTGCCGATACCGTCGAAATCAAGACCACGCAAGTTTATGGTGAGGAGCAGGCCGACAAGTTCCTGCCGAAGATGAAGGAACTCACCCGCTATGAACGGAAGGGTAAGCGGTGGGAGACGCGGCGGCGCTACCAGTCCTGCAAACGGCTCTGGTTCTCCACCATGATCGACTGGAATGGCACCGTCGTGCCGTGCTGCTTCGACAAGGATGAAGAATTCATCCTCGGCAACGCGCTGATGGAAGATTTCGGGGAAATCTGGACCGGCGCCGCCTACAACAAGTTCCGTGAAACCTTAGTCACCGAAGGCCGCGTCCTCGACATGTGCCAGAACTGCACCGAAGGCCTGAAAAGCTACTACGTCCCGCTCAAGAAACTGGAAATGGGAAATAGGAAATAG
- a CDS encoding DNA-3-methyladenine glycosylase → MPKQVSIELFAKPTLEVAPRLIGMVMEANGVSGRIVEVEAYTDDPASHAFRRTSRSAIMYDTYGSVYVYLIYGANHCLNFTTDRSSVGAVLIRAVEPLSGMSLMQARRGVEDIRLLANGPGKLCRAFDLDLSYNGSKIGEQIRLFHGKAKGITTGPRIGITKATELPWRFWEEGNGYISRK, encoded by the coding sequence ATGCCCAAACAGGTATCTATAGAGCTTTTTGCCAAGCCGACCCTTGAGGTGGCGCCGCGGCTGATCGGGATGGTGATGGAAGCCAACGGAGTCTCGGGACGGATTGTGGAGGTCGAGGCTTACACCGACGATCCGGCATCTCATGCCTTTCGGCGGACGTCGCGCTCGGCCATCATGTATGACACCTATGGCAGCGTGTATGTCTACCTGATTTACGGTGCGAATCACTGTCTGAACTTCACTACGGACCGCAGCAGCGTGGGTGCGGTGCTCATCCGGGCGGTGGAACCGTTGTCCGGGATGAGCCTGATGCAGGCACGGCGCGGCGTGGAGGACATAAGGCTGCTCGCCAATGGTCCGGGAAAACTCTGCCGGGCCTTTGACCTTGACCTGTCATACAACGGCTCAAAGATCGGCGAGCAGATCCGGCTCTTTCACGGCAAGGCTAAAGGAATAACTACTGGTCCGCGCATCGGGATTACAAAGGCTACGGAGCTGCCGTGGCGGTTCTGGGAAGAAGGGAATGGGTACATCAGCAGAAAATAG
- a CDS encoding C10 family peptidase, giving the protein MKKTFATRLHMAMIIIVACAVFGPLAGYAAQLTSSNHDAATAVVNNWMQYSRDMNWSHSSRLDAAPALQELFYNGQLVGYVAQQGEGYVIVPAYEELPPITAYSTDSRFDPNDEGGMVQMLKEELANKIQAVQTVLDANQPTPEMQPVREQIEKDRQDWHTYSASYQEFNSAMQAAHPRSQLDATQDVGPLCSTVWHQGAPFNNFCPMGSGGRTVVGCVATAMSQILAFWHSPANGTGSHSYQWAGDNSCGTATPGATLSATFSDSYDWANALNVVSSSAPQVQQDAVAEISYETGVAVNMMYGHCGSGAYVPGPVTSAFQNYFGMAGGITVINRSSYSSATAWWTALQTELTAGRPMFYTIRSHAIVCDGARSGNQLHFNYGWAEGHTTWYTADNLYCPWAGCSPTVEQAICGIRPNNTPPPPSASVTVSSPNGAESWATGTSHSITWTSSNLNENVKVELNRAYPTGAWEILTAGTANTGSYSWAVSGAASSAARVRISGISQTSVTDVSDANFSITGGGSTTPSLSVTSPNGGESWAIGSQHAITWSSANFSQNVQIEFNRSYPSGTWEVISSSAANSGSYTWTLAGSTSSLARIRVRGTTSPTVGDTSNANFTLAPSGGGSGTITISTPNGGETARLNVFYPIRWSSSGLSSSSTVRIQINRNYPTGLWENLNYSAVNSGSYSWPVYGATTTHARIRILSNTNYAIGDTSNANFTVSSSYFADGPLPTETKLEAAYPNPFNPTTQIRFQLAEATHVRLEVFDITGRQVATLMDGAQEAGTHAVTIDGTNLSTGIYFVRMSAGTVQNVQKIQLLK; this is encoded by the coding sequence GTGAAAAAGACTTTCGCTACGCGTTTGCACATGGCCATGATCATCATCGTGGCTTGTGCTGTTTTTGGACCTCTGGCGGGCTACGCTGCACAGCTTACCAGTTCCAATCACGACGCCGCCACAGCAGTGGTCAACAACTGGATGCAGTACAGCCGGGACATGAACTGGAGCCACTCCTCGAGGCTCGATGCGGCACCGGCTCTTCAGGAACTCTTCTACAATGGACAGCTCGTCGGGTATGTGGCGCAGCAGGGCGAAGGTTATGTTATCGTCCCGGCCTATGAAGAACTGCCGCCCATCACCGCCTACTCCACCGACTCCCGCTTCGATCCCAATGACGAGGGAGGCATGGTGCAGATGCTGAAGGAAGAACTCGCGAACAAGATCCAGGCTGTGCAAACCGTCCTCGACGCGAATCAGCCCACTCCCGAGATGCAGCCCGTTCGCGAACAGATCGAAAAAGACCGTCAGGATTGGCACACTTATTCTGCCAGCTATCAAGAGTTTAACAGCGCCATGCAGGCCGCGCATCCCCGCAGCCAGTTGGATGCCACGCAGGATGTAGGCCCTCTGTGTTCGACCGTGTGGCACCAGGGCGCACCGTTCAATAATTTCTGTCCTATGGGGAGCGGCGGCCGCACGGTAGTTGGTTGTGTGGCTACCGCCATGTCGCAGATTCTCGCCTTCTGGCACTCTCCGGCCAATGGCACCGGCTCCCACAGCTACCAGTGGGCTGGTGACAATTCCTGCGGCACGGCTACCCCGGGCGCGACCCTCTCCGCGACCTTCAGCGATTCCTATGATTGGGCCAACGCGCTGAACGTGGTCTCGTCTTCCGCTCCGCAGGTTCAACAGGACGCTGTCGCCGAAATCAGCTATGAGACCGGTGTTGCCGTCAATATGATGTACGGCCATTGCGGTTCCGGCGCCTATGTGCCCGGCCCCGTAACCTCGGCCTTCCAAAACTACTTCGGCATGGCCGGAGGCATAACGGTTATCAACCGCAGTTCTTACAGCTCCGCTACCGCATGGTGGACGGCTCTACAGACCGAACTGACGGCGGGCCGTCCGATGTTCTACACGATTCGCAGCCATGCCATCGTCTGTGACGGCGCGCGCAGCGGCAACCAGCTTCACTTCAATTACGGCTGGGCTGAAGGCCATACCACGTGGTATACGGCTGACAATCTCTACTGCCCGTGGGCAGGTTGCTCGCCGACCGTTGAACAGGCCATTTGCGGTATCCGTCCCAACAACACGCCTCCTCCGCCGTCCGCCTCTGTAACGGTCAGCTCGCCGAATGGCGCGGAGTCCTGGGCAACCGGTACGTCCCATTCAATCACATGGACATCCTCCAACCTCAATGAGAATGTCAAGGTCGAATTGAATCGCGCGTATCCCACGGGTGCATGGGAAATCCTCACCGCAGGCACTGCCAACACCGGCAGCTATTCGTGGGCCGTCTCCGGCGCCGCCAGCTCTGCCGCGCGTGTCCGCATCAGCGGCATCTCTCAGACCAGCGTCACGGACGTTTCCGATGCCAACTTCTCCATCACGGGTGGCGGCAGCACGACTCCTTCTCTGAGCGTCACCTCGCCCAACGGCGGCGAGTCCTGGGCTATCGGTTCGCAGCACGCAATCACGTGGTCATCGGCCAACTTCTCGCAGAACGTCCAGATCGAATTCAACCGCAGCTATCCGTCCGGGACGTGGGAAGTGATTTCATCCAGCGCAGCTAACAGCGGAAGCTATACGTGGACCCTCGCCGGATCGACCAGCAGCCTCGCCCGTATCCGCGTGCGCGGCACGACCAGCCCCACCGTGGGTGACACGTCCAATGCCAACTTCACCCTGGCGCCCTCCGGTGGCGGCAGCGGCACTATCACCATCAGCACTCCGAACGGTGGTGAGACCGCGCGGCTGAATGTCTTCTATCCCATCCGCTGGTCCTCTTCCGGTCTCAGCAGTTCGTCCACCGTGCGCATCCAGATCAACCGGAACTATCCGACTGGCCTGTGGGAGAATCTCAACTACAGCGCCGTGAATAGCGGTTCGTATTCCTGGCCGGTCTATGGTGCCACAACCACCCACGCCCGCATCCGCATTCTGAGCAATACCAACTACGCTATCGGCGACACGTCCAACGCGAACTTCACCGTCTCCAGCAGCTATTTTGCGGACGGTCCTCTTCCCACCGAAACCAAGCTTGAAGCGGCTTACCCGAATCCCTTCAATCCCACCACCCAGATCCGCTTCCAGCTTGCCGAAGCTACTCACGTCAGGCTCGAAGTCTTCGACATCACCGGCCGCCAGGTGGCAACCCTGATGGACGGCGCGCAAGAAGCCGGCACCCATGCCGTCACCATCGACGGCACCAATCTCAGCACGGGCATCTACTTTGTCCGGATGAGTGCGGGTACTGTGCAGAATGTCCAGAAGATTCAACTCCTGAAGTGA
- a CDS encoding NAD-dependent deacylase — protein sequence MDTVTDTYKKAAKVIRSAKRVAAFTGAGISVESGIPPFRGDNGLWVKYNPDFLEIGNFRRSPKASWELLKTVFYEGVSAAQPNAAHFTLAAMEKKHMLETLITQNIDSLHQKAGSRKVYEFHGTLRTLVCLGCSKTYPLADVDLAFLPPECRICGGLLKPDVVLFGEPIPEPANSQSFFEAEIADVLLVIGTSGEIMPASLIPHIAKGNGATIIEINVQPSEFTRQITDIMIQAKATEAMSGLARALDIAIPSQR from the coding sequence ATGGACACCGTGACAGATACGTACAAGAAGGCTGCGAAAGTCATCCGCTCGGCCAAGCGGGTGGCCGCATTTACCGGGGCGGGGATTTCCGTGGAAAGCGGGATTCCTCCATTCCGCGGGGATAACGGGTTATGGGTAAAGTATAACCCGGATTTTCTGGAGATTGGCAACTTCAGGCGCAGCCCCAAGGCCTCTTGGGAGTTGTTGAAGACCGTCTTCTATGAAGGAGTTTCAGCGGCGCAGCCCAATGCCGCTCATTTTACTCTGGCGGCGATGGAAAAGAAGCACATGCTGGAGACCCTCATCACCCAGAACATCGACAGTCTGCATCAGAAAGCGGGCAGTCGCAAGGTGTACGAATTCCATGGCACCTTGAGAACACTGGTATGCCTCGGTTGCTCCAAGACGTATCCGCTGGCCGATGTGGATTTGGCTTTTCTGCCTCCGGAATGCCGGATATGCGGTGGCCTTTTGAAACCGGACGTGGTGCTGTTCGGCGAACCGATTCCCGAGCCGGCCAATTCACAGTCGTTTTTTGAAGCGGAGATCGCGGATGTGCTGCTGGTGATCGGCACGTCGGGCGAGATTATGCCGGCCTCGCTGATCCCACACATTGCCAAGGGCAACGGAGCGACGATCATCGAGATCAACGTGCAACCTTCCGAGTTTACACGACAGATCACCGACATCATGATTCAGGCCAAAGCGACGGAAGCGATGAGCGGACTGGCGCGGGCCTTGGATATAGCGATACCATCTCAGAGATAG